From a single Lewinella sp. LCG006 genomic region:
- a CDS encoding aminotransferase class V-fold PLP-dependent enzyme has translation MLKCQRSLFQLDESVTFLNCAYMSPQLKSVEAAGRHAISLKNAPNRIAPEGFFSLVRNVKKAFANTINAKEPDRIAVIPSVSYGIATVAKNLPFKEGQEIVVAAEQFPSNYYSWQQLAQAKGGKLSSVGVGEGPDKGLRWNEALLAAIGPDTAAVALSHVHWVGGVRFDLEAIRQKTREVGAWLIIDGTQSVGALPFDVQKIQPDALICAAYKWLMGPYSTGVAYYGPALDGGQPIEENWINRKGSDDFRNLINYQPDYLPLAGRYCMGEQSNFVLLPMLETALQQINAWEPDRIQAYCANLNRPYLEELVAMGFNILPEEQRGHHLVGLGLPQRVDMETVQARLSAHKILVSVRGQTIRIAPNVYNNAEDWERLMEVLRQV, from the coding sequence ATGCTAAAATGCCAGCGATCACTGTTTCAGTTGGATGAGTCTGTTACTTTTCTAAACTGTGCCTACATGTCCCCTCAGCTCAAGAGTGTTGAGGCTGCAGGACGACACGCTATCAGCCTTAAAAACGCACCCAATCGGATTGCGCCAGAAGGTTTCTTTAGCCTGGTGCGCAATGTGAAAAAAGCATTTGCCAACACCATCAATGCCAAGGAACCTGACCGTATTGCTGTCATTCCTTCGGTCTCTTATGGCATAGCAACCGTAGCAAAAAACCTGCCTTTCAAAGAAGGTCAGGAAATAGTGGTGGCTGCTGAGCAGTTTCCCAGCAATTATTATTCCTGGCAGCAATTGGCCCAGGCCAAAGGCGGAAAACTAAGCAGTGTAGGAGTAGGTGAAGGTCCGGATAAGGGCCTGCGTTGGAACGAAGCACTCCTGGCGGCTATTGGTCCTGATACCGCTGCGGTAGCGCTTTCCCACGTGCATTGGGTAGGAGGCGTTCGCTTTGACCTGGAAGCCATCCGGCAAAAAACCAGAGAAGTTGGGGCTTGGCTCATTATCGACGGAACACAATCCGTTGGGGCCTTACCGTTTGATGTACAAAAAATTCAACCTGATGCCCTTATTTGTGCAGCTTATAAGTGGTTGATGGGGCCGTATTCTACTGGCGTGGCTTATTATGGCCCTGCGCTGGATGGAGGACAGCCGATTGAAGAAAACTGGATCAACCGCAAAGGAAGCGATGATTTTCGTAATCTGATCAACTACCAACCTGATTACCTCCCATTAGCAGGCCGCTATTGCATGGGTGAACAAAGTAATTTTGTACTCTTACCCATGTTGGAAACAGCGCTTCAGCAGATTAATGCCTGGGAGCCTGACCGTATCCAAGCGTATTGTGCCAATTTGAACCGTCCCTATTTGGAGGAGCTGGTAGCGATGGGTTTCAACATCTTACCGGAAGAACAGCGCGGGCATCATTTGGTGGGCTTGGGATTACCCCAAAGGGTAGACATGGAAACGGTGCAAGCTCGGTTGTCAGCCCATAAGATTTTGGTGAGCGTCCGTGGTCAAACAATTCGTATTGCACCAAATGTTTACAATAATGCAGAAGATTGGGAACGCCTGATGGAAGTATTACGGCAAGTCTAA
- a CDS encoding 4Fe-4S dicluster domain-containing protein: MAIMITDECINCGACEPECPNNAIYEGGMDWAVEDGTSITGAYTLSGNRTVDASKRLEPVSDEFYYIVPDKCTECVGFHEEPQCAAVCPVDCCVPDPEREETEEQLLARKAALHLE, from the coding sequence ATGGCGATAATGATAACCGACGAATGTATTAATTGTGGCGCTTGTGAGCCTGAATGCCCCAACAACGCTATTTACGAAGGCGGTATGGACTGGGCTGTTGAGGACGGTACGTCCATCACTGGTGCTTATACCCTTTCGGGTAATCGTACGGTCGATGCCAGCAAGCGTTTGGAGCCGGTTTCTGACGAGTTTTACTACATTGTTCCTGATAAATGTACGGAATGTGTTGGATTTCACGAAGAACCCCAATGTGCCGCAGTTTGCCCGGTAGATTGTTGTGTTCCTGATCCCGAAAGAGAAGAAACGGAAGAGCAGTTGCTCGCTCGTAAGGCTGCATTGCACCTGGAGTAA